The DNA region ctaggaagttttcccttctttcattccttgttCGTGCGTGAGTTGAATCAAGTTTAACCTTGTAATATTTATTTCGCAGATGGCTAAGAAACGCGCATCTTCATCTGCTAAACGTGGTGCTGGACAGAGTGCTACCCGCGGTGGTAGACAAGCTAGTGCTCATCAAACTAGAGCTCAGACTAGGACTCAGGCCACTCCTCAGCCTGAAGTTGTGAATGGGGGTCAGCCCCGAGTTGCGTCAGAGCAAGTGCAGGAACAAGTGGTTCAGAACATTCCACCGGCACCAGCTGCTGCCCCTACTATTGCTATGCCCGCAGATGTGGTGACCAGATTATTGAATGTGTTAGAGGCATTGGCGCCTAATCATGGTGGAATTCCGGGTCCTCAGGCTACTTCACAAGCACAAGCTCAAGTTCAGTTAAATGTTGCAGCTAATCAGACGCCTCAGTTGGCCCCTCAACAGGTTGTCCAGTCTGCAGGGCAATCTAAGGAGTTTAAGAATTTCATGGATCTTAAGCCACCAGAGTTTGATGCTTCACCAACTTCTATTGAACCTCAGAAGTTCATTGATCGTTGTGAAAAGATATTGACTACGTTGGGGCTGAAGGAGACTCGTGGTGTGGAATTTGCCACTTTCTTATTCTCAAGCTCTGCAGAGTCTTGGTGGATTTCGATTCAGAGAGGTAGACAAGCAGGGTTACCACCTATTACTTGGTCAGAATTTTTAGCACTGTTTAAGGACAGGTTTATTCCATTAAGCAAGCAAGATGACATGAGACATCAGTTCAATAATCTGCGGCAGGGAACTATGACCATTACAGAATATGAGGCCAAGTTTACAAATTTATCCAGGTATGTACCTTATTTGGTAAAGGATCCGAGAGAGAAGGTGAGACGATTTGTGGATGGACTTAAGCATCGCTTCGTGGTCCTGTGGTACGAGATGTGCGATATGGTACCTATTCAGATGTAGTTGAAACTGCTCTCCGTTACGAGTCCTATATAGAGATGGACAAAGTTGAGCGTGAAAGCAAAAAGCCACGTAACGCAGGTGGGTTTAGTGGTGCTCCATCTGGGGGCAAGAGTGGTTTTTATCGTGGGCAGTCCAGACCTACTCAGTCAGAATCAGTGGTGCAGTCTTCTAGTGGTTATTCAGCTAGACAGGGCCAGCAGCAGATGCAGAGGAAGGGTAATAGCTCATATCAGTCAGGTTATCATCCGAGGTGTTCTAACTATGGTAGAAATCACAGTGGTCGTTGCTTTGGAGCAGATggggcttgttttacttgtggtgaaaAGGGGCATATTGCTAAATACTGTCCTAAAGGAAATTCTGGTGCTAGTCGAGCTACTACACAGCCGCAAGGAACTACTATAGCTACACAGGGTCAGATTCAGCCAGCTAAGACCACTCCACATGGTGCTCGTGGACAGGgacgacagggtgcacaggttgcTCAAGGAGGGGGAGGACCGCCGAGAGTTTTTGCTATGACCAAACAGGATGTCTAGGCATCTAATGCAGTAGTCACAGGTATTATTACTATTGGTTCTCATGGTGCATATGCTCTTATTGATCCCGGTTCTACGTATTCGTATGTATCTCCTTCTTTTGCTAGATTCTTAGAACGGGGAGTTGAGTCTATTAATGTGTCATATGTAGTAGAAACCCCAGTGGGGGAGAGTATATTAGTGGATAGAGTTTACAAAGATTGTGTGATATCTGTTCAGGCCAGGGACACCGTAGTTGATCTATGTGTGTTACCGATGTCCGccttcgatgtgattatgggcatggattggttggcatcatgttatgcatcagttgattgctatgctaagcttatacgttttaattttcctggagaacctttagtgtggaaaggcatgactcctgtgactcaaggaaaaataatatcttaTGTAAAGGCACGCCGAATGATTAACCATGGGTGTTTGGGTTCTATTGCCACCGTTCATGATGCTCGAGCGGAGAATGTTACCATTGATAGTGTCCCTGTTGTTCGCGAATTTGTGGATGTTTTTCCTGAAGATTTACCCGGCCTACCCCCGATGAGAGAAATCGAGTTCAGCATTGATTTAGCTCCAGGGactcaacctatctctattcctccatatcgtatggatccagctgagttgagagaattgaaggcTCAACTCCAAGAGTTACTTGacaaggggttcattaggcctagtgtatcgccttggggtgcacctgtgttattta from Lycium barbarum isolate Lr01 chromosome 10, ASM1917538v2, whole genome shotgun sequence includes:
- the LOC132613056 gene encoding cold shock domain-containing protein 3-like, which produces MDKVERESKKPRNAGGFSGAPSGGKSGFYRGQSRPTQSESVVQSSSGYSARQGQQQMQRKGNSSYQSGYHPRCSNYGRNHSGRCFGADGACFTCGEKGHIAKYCPKGNSGASRATTQPQGTTIATQGQIQPAKTTPHGARGQGRQGAQVAQGGGGPPRVFAMTKQDV